The genomic segment ACACGACCGAGGCCTGCAGAGTGTGTCACACTTGCATTGTTTACATGGATATAGTGAAGCACTGATTCAgttctgatgaaacttggtttggaTATTCTTGTGCACAGTTTATTGATATTATTAGAATGTGGGGGTGTATATGGAAGTATCTGTCTGTATGTTCATTTGTACATATTACTGATAAGTGTAATGAGGGGGTGAGTCTGTCTGACGTGCTTCTTTTCTCATGTAAAGAGAATGGTGCAGTCCAGTGGATAATGTGCAGTACTATTACACTGTAGCTGTTTCGCttcagtgaaaataaatacagcacactgTACACAATATAACTGGTAGAAATACCATAGTATACTGTAtgcaataaaatgtgttttttaataacacacttttaaaacaaatcactCAACAACACTTACATAgatagttttaaaataatttatttggcaaattcacaaaatgtaatttaacaatGCATGTGAAATTGATAGAAGCTACTCCGGTTCATAAATCATGTAGATTTAGACCAGCCATCTTGTGGTGCTTGGTTGTTAAAGTGTGCCACTGAAATCCACAGTGAGTGTTTTCATGAACACAATATATTGAGATTCTCTGCTAATCACTATTCTCCTCGTTTTTATTTACACTGCTGTTAAGACAGTGACCCCAAAACCTATTCttaaaaacataaccaagcccCCAATGTGCTCTATTAACACATCAGCACTACAATATAGTTTACATGTACAAGATAATCCAGTGCATGCAAGGGGTCTGGGGAAAGATCTTGACTTGTcttcatatacagtacatctcacctaaacacattattattattattattattatttatttattagcagacgcccttatccagggcgacttacaattgttacaaggtatcacattatttttacatacaattactttattttttacatacaattaggtaaagtaccttgctcaagggtacagcagcagtgtccaccacctgtgattgaacccacgaccctccggtcaagagtccacagccctaaccactactccacactgctgccccattatcCAACTGGCAGCAAGATACTGGCGTTATtcaatacatacacatacactatatatatatctacaagctgtacattatttataaaatacttTGGTATATAAACAACACAGACAGGTTTAGGACACATAGCCCATTGCAAGCCCTCTTTTCTTAACAGATGCATGTGTCTCTGAGTTTAAACAGCCACCCTGAACCTATTAGAAATTCTGTTTAGTGTCTGAGTAGTTTTCTCCTTAAAACAAAAtcatggaaaaaatatataaaacgaaACAAATTCTTACATTGCAATCCTGAGAATTATCTCGAGAGTTTGGTTGTgctttaatttaacattttttgttgttgtttttggttaTTAACGGTTAACAACTAGTTAACTGCCAGTTCTTCTATAATAAGCTAtttataaactattaaaagtaCTGTTGTCTTTCAAAATGTCTCCTAAAACAACGGTCTGAAGCGTTGAGACCCTGAGATAATTACCTTGTGATCTTGACGGAACTAATTCTGAGTCCTTTTCATTCTCAACCTCAATCAGCTGCCCTACAGTACAGATACACTCACTGTTCAATAGCTTACTGATGGATTTCCCTTCTCTTTGTTTAGTTTATAGATACATGTAATACATCTAAAATGACATATTTATCTTTACAAGGCATAGATTACAGTATTGTAGGTGCAATGCCAGCTGCCCATCTTTAGATATAAATGACTCACAGCCTCAGCTTGCCTTTTAACCCTTATACAGTCTATAGAGGCATGCTCTGCAACGTTTTAGTAAAAGTGATACAAATTGCACTACAATTACACAAACTATCTAGTAAGATTGTAGTTGCTATTTAattatccataactttaaaatgcTCAATTGGAATTCAAGGGTAAAACTATAACACAAATTCAAATAGGAAAGTTTCCAACAGTGCCCTTCCACTGTACTagcttgtctacttgacttagtttcttacagTAGAACAGTTAAGTGAAAGTTTCTTGAAAGTTGGTAACGTTGTAGTAACTGTATAACTACATGTGTGTAATTACTTACTGCATAATAACAATGTACTGAGTGTTATAACGTGTTACTCTGCATCAAGTCTAAGTCCAACTGAGGCTGACTGGGTGGCCCCTGCATTGATCCCCATTTAGGACACGTTTAGATTATAAGTGCATAGCAATTAAAAAGATGAGCCTCATTCCTCAAAAAGAAGACCCTTCCACCCAGTCTCCTCCTGCCAGACAGAGTTGATGCTATCATGCATTTGATTGTTTGCAGTAGCAGCAGTGCTATCCAATGCATTCGCTGTGTGCATATCTTATATATACATGcagtatttttaaaacagcagcagaTTCTCTCCAACCCTCCCTGCCAAGTTAAAATCAACGCCTGCCACAAAGTATCTGGGCAGAAAACAGATTTCTTCTTGAAACCACTCTTTTTGGATTCAGGCGTGGGTAAAGATTGTTGCGCATGCAAACAGTCCTCTTTGACAGACTAAAACGCCTCCCTGTTGCATAGCAGGCAGGGCTATTCCAGGCTTTACTTTGAGCTCAGACCGCTGTGCTTGGAATCTGCTTTTCTAAATCATCTGAGACATGCTGCCGCTCTCACCAAACTCTGTAGGGGCTCCTCCTCCTGTACCTGCCTTGCAATGAGAACACCATTACCACCCCTGTAGGGGCTCAAGTATCccacacaaatacatttcaacactGTTTTCAACCATTTGAAATGTGAAACTGGAGGACAGTATGACTGCAGCACTAAGTATGATATGAACAGCTGTTCAATTCCATCATTAAATTACAATAGTATACTCAGTGGAGTCAATACCTAGATGGAGTCAAAACCTTAACTCATCTATTatcacaaacatatatatatatatatatatattacaacttGGACCCATTGGCAGGGTGTAACGTCATATCTTACAGATCATTTCGACAATCATGCTCCGCTATTCTTTATTAAAGAACAGCGTCAACTAGAATACAAAtcaattaataaacaaacaagcaactaACGCAATACGCATTGCAGTAGCCTTTGCTGTACTTTCCATCCCTAAATGCGAAGCCTCGCAGAAAGGCTGGCTTGTATTTTAACCCTTGCACACCAAACTCTTTCTGTGGACACTGCAGAACCCAATTCAGAACTAAGACCGCAGATGTGTCCTTACTGCTGGTGCATGAAGATGGACCTTCACTCATCTGATGTTAGGGGTTGCTctgttactgtatacagtatcacCTGAGCAATGATTCTGCAGCAGACCATCACAATTCAGTCCTAAAGGAGTGCTGGCCAAGGCATAAACCACCTTGTCAGTGGTCACCTTTTTTTGGCATATTTGAGTCTTTCAATTTCATTATAACAGAAAAAGAATACGGGGCGATCTCAACACTATCTTCCAGCTAGTAGCGTCTCCTGCTGCGTTCCTAACAATGAGGGGCGAGTTGAAGCTCACTTCATGTAATGGCCTTGTCGGGAAGCAGCAGGTTGTTCAGCTTGATTACAGTGGTTGCAAAATCCACCAGTTCCACAAAGTCTGAAGTGATGATGTTGACCCCGTTCACTCCAGGCTTCTGCGCTTTCACCCAGGTCATAATCGTAGGGAGATTCCTACACAGGAACAGCAGAGGAAGAAAGacccctcattattattattattattattattattattattattattattattattattattattattatactgggCTATTAGTAGTACTGTATTAGTAGTGCTTTCCATCAGAGGGATTCACTGTTATGAGCTTAGCAACCACAAACTACAGGAGTTCACATACTTGCTATCAGTTGTTGCACAGCCCCTGTAAGATAAAAAGGCAGTGTGAGCGCCACCTGTGGCGGCTGAGGAGTTAAAAATACTGACATCAGGCATCACCCGGACCCACCTCTCCACTGCACAGCTTGCTCTTTAGCTGAATGGTAAGACGCTGGTCTTTGAGCCGTATGGTTTGTGGTTACTTAACTTTTGcaattaacaaaattagagtaagttatcatgaCGCTACAGTTAAAGAGtatcaaaataaatgaaatatctgCACTCCTGATTAGTCCCATCAGAGGCGCGTAGGAGAGCGCATGTCAGAATGAGAAATACAACACTCCTGCACACTGGATTGATCCAAATCTCACTTCTTTCATTCTTGAAAAGAAAATAGAAGCTAATGTTTCGGTCGTGCTCTGACGAAGGTCTTACGACTGAAACAGTAGCCTCTATTTTCTAGGGTCTCATTAAACATTCTTCTATCACTGGGAGAAAGCAGGTTCAGTGTTTTCCACAGCAGTCTCTGAGCAGTGAGTCACAAGGGAGTGCAACCTGCAAATCTCATTATAAACAGCATCCAATTAGGAACGCAGAGGCGAGGGGCTATATAAGGATCACAAGAGGGCTCAGGCCACCTGCCGGGATGGTTAGCTgtataacagtgtgtgtgtgaactgAATGTCAAGCAGGTTTGTACAAGATACAGCAGAACATATTAGAGGTGCGCTGATTCTCGTACTCGTAAGCATTCATCAGCAGGTGTTCAATAATTCCATTCATAATGTGTTgattcaaaacaagaaaactgtCCTTctctcacctttacaactgagcaccaatcaatggcaattgagtgttttaaaagaatTTCCTTCTCATCCGGGTTGcggacatttttactgctgtatcgGTCCAAGAGGACCCTTCACAGATTCACAGCACTCAATATAATTACGACTATAAGCGCATGCTTGTTGCTTGTGTTCACAGATCGGGGTGTGTGTTTATATTGGCGGGTGGAAAACACTACTGTTTTTAGTGTGTTATTCAGGCTTTTGATTTGATTGACTCTACCGCACATAAGTGGGTATATTCAAAAGACCTAAAAAGCCCTTGAAAATAGGATTGTATATTCCTGATTGTAATACCGTGCTAAACCTCAAGGGGGCGCTGCCCTTTGTAACAGTGCAAGGCGGCGCATACCTTTCCACCAGGTAGTTCCTCAGGCCCTTGATCAGTCCTCTCACGATGGTCTTCACCCGGGGGGTCAGGATGGCCTGAGACACGTGGAAGGTCCCGCAGCGCGCCCGCTCCCCGAGGGTGGTCTCCAGGAACTGGATGAGTTTGCACGCGTCCGTGGTGTTCGCCCACGGGGCGGGGATCTTGGTACCGGGCCACATGAGGGGGCAGCTTTCTGCTGAGCTGTGATGATAAAACACAATAACCTGCGGGATAAAGAACATAACAGCACAGAAATCATGCCTGCTTTTCacatgtttatactatgcattcatcatagtttaccatgccatgtttattaatatgctttgccaaACCTATCTGGGCTTTTCAATGCTTATCTactgtatgctttaccatgctttcactatgctttaataCGCTTTGCTAGGACTTTACTATGGGAATCTTTTAGAAGGGATATTATACATTCTCTATTACAATAGACGCAGCAAGCACATGTTACGCTTACTTTAGCTGTAGACACAGTTACATCATCAGTATGGTAAAGTGTAAACAGTGCTGAAGATGTtccattaaaaaatgatttactgttatatttgtgtttgtctgAACAGCCCCCAATGCTTTTAAAAGATTATAGCGAAGGCTATGGTTGACTGTATGTAATTCCAGTAGGCAGTACGGTACAGTGTTGTTTTTCAGAGGTGTGTCGTGTTGAATACAATAGCTGAATATCATAGTTCACTGGAGTTCACAGCATTCAAGACAAACAGATCAGATCTGAATACTGGAAACAATGCGTACAGAGTACTCCAGAGTACTCCACAGtacatgtagtttttgttttacaataaggAAACTTAGGGACCAAATAAAGGTGCTTACATGGGCTGGATGTTGGAgtgatgggtggatggatggcgTGCACATGACTCATTTGTGTTGGCCTCGTTTTATGTAAACAGTCTCTCTCTAGCTGCTCATTTCCTGTGTGTGCCTCTCAATGATAATCATGTGATTAAGTCTGGCCAATGGCCTACTTTCTGGGCTTATTGCTGACACACATTCCCGCCCATGTGACTCCTATGAGATGGAATCCTGACAGCATGAGGGCTCTAAGGTCTGTCCTGTAATCTCATAAGAGACTGGAATCGCTGCTCAAGAGCGACTGATCTCAGCGCTGTGGTCAGTGGACACGATTATGCACACGATAATGGACAGAGCCCCTGACTCTCCTCCTGCAGCACCAAAGTATGATGCAGTTTATCTCTACTGTATCCTAACCCTGGTCCTCAAGTACTCCCAGTGGTGcaggttgtttttgtttcaaccagttcATGAATTTGTATAGGCCACTTATGTATAACTTAcacctatggccaaaagttttgcatcacctagaattttagtattaagaaaaaatgaaagaaaaaaactatatgaacataatttagatcttttatttaacatcatgtaatcaaagaaactacaaaatgatattgcaaaagtctactggaagccataatagtagtacagtatttcatgttagattttgaaatgtcacatttttctgtttttcgtaaagtatatggaaaactacaaagcggtatgtaattcaatatgttagcataacatcattcagcaggtttcattcgactttatgacgcaacatttgttaattctattgcAAATcctctggccatagctgtagctacACTGTTTCAGTTCTCAAACACTGCCTGGCTGTCTGTAAGTGTTGTTTTATGTGCACCAGAAAACAGTGCATGTTTAGAACACAATTTGAAAAGCTGAAATCTCTACATCCTCACCTGCAGCTGTTAGAGATTCATCTTAATAAAGAGGGCAGTACAACGAGAAGCAGAGCTGACAGCCATGGCCATGGCCTTAAAGCACTCCTTTAAGAGGGCCTGTCTCCTCCAAGCATCCTGTCCCTGCCTGGATTAAAGCTTGTCACTGTGATTCACTCGCACCACTGCCTCCAGATAATCTACACACGTCTTTCCTGCAGACCTTTGCTCTGCCAAGCTGTCGGGATTAGCAGCAGAAATAGGcaaggtttatttatttcagtgacACAGCTAATGAGCTTCTTGTCTTATCGATGAAGCGCTGGGTACCTGGGCAGCGGCATTTAGACTTTGAGTTTCAAAAGAAAATCAAACTAGCCTGACTGCAGGGCCTTGATGCAGTTCAGTTTTACACTGCACTCCCTTCACCCTTCTGTGCATTGAAATTTGTGGAAGAGACAGTTTATTTACATTCTCCATCAGTACTGTGCTTTTAATTGTAGAGACACATGCTTTCTCCACACCTGAAACCTACAGACATGTTCCTGCTGCTAAATGACATTATACCTCAGGAAGAAActgaaatgtaaaacatgttgtcttctctgtgtgtttaaaagCTTAACAACCTACTTAAATAGCCTCACACCTCTGGAGAAGCTGGATATGAATCTGCAAGCTTGCTGGTCTCAACAGAAGCTCATATCATAAACTACCACACAATTTAGCAGAACTGGCACTGTTTGTGGGATCGATTGCCTAGCGCCCAGCTGTACTGTGCCTGAAACACTCGCTGTTTGTCTTTTCCAGGGCGGCTCAATCCATACATTTGAGGATCATGACAGCACTGTACTGGCGGTCTTTTCCTCAGCCTATGACAGCTAATGAAACCTCAAGTGACGTTCTGCCCAAGGTCTCACCTGGTACTTCTTCTGCCACAAATACTCCAGAGTGATCTCCTCCTCACAGTCCCTTCTGCAGAGCTTGCGTCCAAAGACCTCCTGCAGCATGGAGAGCAGGTACGAGTGGTGCGCTTCGCCCATGGCGTAATGGTGGTTAAAATCCAAAAAGATCACCTCCTTGGAGTGAGCGCTGAGGAAGCTGTCGATTTCCATCAGTCCATCCCGCACTTTGTGGCCGAACAAGCCGTGGATGAAATAAATCTCGTGGCCACGCTCGCCGGGCTTGGAGGAGACGCGCAGGTCGAAGTAGCGGATCCCCGCCTCTAGCTGCTCCCTGAAGGTCAGGTTCTGGGTCATGGACCACTTCTTCATCACCTTCTTCCCCAGCGAGCGGAAGAACCCGGCGAGCCGCTTGACCACAGGAGCCTGGTCGGGTCCCACCGGAGCTTTCTCATCAACCCAGAAGCTGAAGGAGTCGTGAGATCCTGAAAAAGCAACAACTAAACCCAGTGAGAGATCTCCATAGCCTGCTGAAAACTGACCAGAGCATACACCAAAGGACAATTTGCTCCTTCTCAacttttatttttcaggggctcacaaaatacagtaataaatcaCTCACATTTTAGAGGATGtatttgactggggttcttcattggaacaccatgaaacTTGTTAATAACACAACAGGTTTGGCCATTTCAGTTTATGAGTCGTTTCTGACCAGTTGAGCTGACGACACGCCTTGACCGAGTTGGTCACCTGCCGGTCAAGGAAACAAGGAATCGACTGAAAATATCGCAGTAGGAAAGCCTCTGCAGACCTTTGCACAATTAATAGGTTTCATGAGTGATTTATTATGGAACGCCCAAAATAACAAACCAAGTTACAAAGCTAgttaaaacacattacaattgCACCCCCTAGTGGCCACTTTACCAAAGAGAAGGAGAGTGGTtgcagctaatgaaataattccacaTTCTTCTTTAAACACTGAACATTATAGACCTGCACAGTAAGATCTGCACAGTGAATATCATTAGACCTGCACAGTGAACACCATTAGAGACCTGCACAGTGAATACCATAAGAGACCTGCACAGTGAATACCATTAGAGACCTACACAGTGAATACCATTAGAGACCTGCACAGTGAATATCATTAGAGACCTGCACAGTGAATACCATTAGAGACCTGCACAGTGAATACCATTAGAGACCTGCACAGTGAATATCATTAGAGATCTGCACAGTGAACACCATTAGAGACCTGCACAGTGAATACCATAAGAGACCTGCACAGTGAATACCATAAGAGACCTGCACAGTGAATACCATAAGAGACCTGCACAGTGAATACCAGTGCACAGACTTGCAATGTGTGGAATTATTTAATTGGCTACATTAAACCCCTTTAAAACTTTACTCTGAATCAGCAGTTCTCAAACCTTGTCGAGTTGGGACCCCGTTATAGTGACTTTGGTCTGGTGCGCCCCCATACTGAATTATTTTCAAACTAATAAATGGTAGAAATATCTAAATCTAGATTTGTATTGAATAATCAGGATATATATGAATAATAAACCATCACAACCTTTCCAGCCAATCAGATTGCTCCGTTGCCGCTGCATAGGTCATGATACACTAGAGCTTTTGAGTTCTGTAGTGCATGACATTTAAGTAGTTTAAGCTGAGAAAATGGCATACTAACACGAGGCTACTGTGTTTTTGTGTCTTCAACATGTCTCCATATAAAgactaaaaggttttttttttatccatccccatatgaggtctccatgcatgaaagggtacaaaataaatgATCGCCTAAGTATTCTTAATCTGACAAGAGTTTCAAAATACAAGGTCTGCTTTCTGTGTCAGACCTGCTACAATGCAGTAGAGCCAATGTGCACTGAACAGGTGTGCTTGTGTTGTGCTCTTTACAACCCACAGGATCCCCCAGTTTGAGAAGCACTAATCTGGTGACAGGGTCAGCACTGCCGAGATCAATACAGACCGCCAAAGATCTTCTGGTAAAAAGCATAAATACAGCCACTCGAGAGCCCAGTATTCCAACAGCTACAAAAAGCCAAAAGACAtttattgtctttatttttgCTGTAGGCTATCAATGTactttgcaatgaaaaaaaaaagccaaaaaaaaaaagccagctgATATCGTTTCTGCTTCATGGGGTCTCAATGAGACTGCAGTGCTTTTGAGAGGAGGCCCGCGGAGTGACTCGTCCCGTGCTGACATCGTTTCTGCTTCATGGGGTCTCAATGAGACTGCAGTGcttttgtttggttgttatttCCATTGTATTTGGGAATGGTAAGTGGAGCAGGGAGGGCTCAGGTGGGTTTTTGGCCCCTGTATACCATGATCAGGATGTTAGTAATATTATCAGTGTTTGCTATTG from the Acipenser ruthenus chromosome 9, fAciRut3.2 maternal haplotype, whole genome shotgun sequence genome contains:
- the LOC117972658 gene encoding PI-PLC X domain-containing protein 2-like produces the protein MKTAAVTSPVCNSDWMGSLSPALSSMPLKHLAVPGSHDSFSFWVDEKAPVGPDQAPVVKRLAGFFRSLGKKVMKKWSMTQNLTFREQLEAGIRYFDLRVSSKPGERGHEIYFIHGLFGHKVRDGLMEIDSFLSAHSKEVIFLDFNHHYAMGEAHHSYLLSMLQEVFGRKLCRRDCEEEITLEYLWQKKYQVIVFYHHSSAESCPLMWPGTKIPAPWANTTDACKLIQFLETTLGERARCGTFHVSQAILTPRVKTIVRGLIKGLRNYLVERNLPTIMTWVKAQKPGVNGVNIITSDFVELVDFATTVIKLNNLLLPDKAIT